A genomic region of Limimonas halophila contains the following coding sequences:
- a CDS encoding dual OB domain-containing protein — translation MTWMRMLCLGVGLSEDGVTAMGRRLDGETLGPWMRLVSDVDHEAVAPAAAVLDSGERIRPLDVVDVPVDDTATLMHQAENHIVAEDTPWQLVRRVGRSDVLDALDTRLWRRGESSGDGQHDRMTHLQTFFLDGSLRFVRPGTVDLEIQPPRGGEEPAVRAIFRLDGHRYNLEVIDAVTREQAQSCTVGTHRLDDPLLCISLSKLYEYNAEGYTYRQVTGLIR, via the coding sequence ATGACGTGGATGCGGATGCTGTGCCTGGGCGTGGGCTTGAGCGAGGACGGCGTGACGGCCATGGGCCGGCGGCTGGACGGCGAAACGCTCGGCCCCTGGATGCGGCTGGTCAGCGACGTCGATCACGAGGCCGTCGCCCCGGCGGCCGCGGTGCTGGACAGCGGCGAGCGCATCCGCCCGCTGGACGTCGTGGACGTGCCGGTGGACGACACCGCGACGCTGATGCACCAGGCGGAAAACCACATCGTCGCCGAGGACACGCCCTGGCAGCTCGTGCGCCGCGTGGGCCGCAGCGACGTGCTGGACGCCCTGGATACGCGCCTGTGGCGGCGCGGGGAATCCTCCGGCGACGGGCAGCACGACCGCATGACCCACCTGCAGACCTTTTTCCTGGACGGCTCGCTGCGCTTCGTGCGGCCGGGCACCGTGGACCTGGAGATCCAGCCGCCGCGCGGCGGCGAAGAACCCGCCGTGCGCGCGATCTTCCGGCTGGACGGGCACCGCTACAACCTGGAGGTCATCGACGCGGTGACGCGCGAGCAGGCGCAGAGCTGTACGGTCGGCACGCACCGCCTGGACGACCCGCTGCTGTGCATCAGCCTGTCCAAGCTCTACGAATACAACGCCGAGGGCTACACCTACCGCCAGGTCACCGGCCTCATCCGCTGA
- a CDS encoding bifunctional [glutamine synthetase] adenylyltransferase/[glutamine synthetase]-adenylyl-L-tyrosine phosphorylase — protein MSHAYPLLSAPDHLPRPGNPERAETARADWREHAARADDPETARFAQELEADPAGRALLDAIFGNSPFLTQCILTRPDDLHALVTRGPEPVLRDSLERAAAAAESADQATAMGVLRRERRLTALGVALADMAGLWDLDAVTGALSTFADTAVQAALGYLVRQYGARGDLDLADGADHNGFTVLAMGKLGARELNYSSDIDLIVVYDPERVPYTGKRDVHQFAVKLTRELVRMLEERTAEGFVARADLRLRPDPSAMPVAVPIGTAETYYESLGQNWERAAMIKARPCAGDPRVGRELSQLLRPFVWRTHLDFWAIRDVHSIKRQISAQRGGSTVAVEGHDIKVGRGGIREIEFYAQTQQLIWGGRQRTLRQARTVDALDALARAGLIGRDDADTLIGAYRYLRRLEHRLQMVEDQQTQRLPETPEGIAEIAAFMGHAGAEPFRDELLTCLRTVEDRYAALFEEEPPLAGPGTLVFTGGEPDPETLETLARLGFRDGERVFNVVGGWHRGRYRATRSQRAREILTELVPTLLEALGRTANPDGALAKFDEFLSGLPAGVQLFSMLYANPRLLDLLARIMGAAPNLAEHLSHRPGMLEAVLTPGFFDELPGREELDADLSTRLADARDFQDALDIVRRWANDRKFQVGVHLLQGLVDVDTGGRALTAIAESALAALWPWVHAEFEQQHGTLPGPGMALLAMGKLGGREMTVASDLDLVFVAETTAARDDVSEGGKRPLEPGRYFARLAQRVINAVTAPTAEGRLYDVDMRLRPHGDSGELVSSLDGFVRYQHENAWTWEHMALTRARAVLGDAELCARLDAAIREVLTQPRDPAKLMAEVVTMRRRIEREFPAKSDWDVKYRRGGLVDLEFLAQALQLQHAHAHPGVLAVSTQGAFAAMADAGVLGRERAETLIEAARLMRHVQGMLRLMAGSAFDEANAPAGLMARLAESCGEGDSEALRARLANTAERVHAIFDELVEEPAASVLAADEEAMQ, from the coding sequence ATGTCGCACGCGTATCCGCTTCTGTCCGCACCCGATCACCTGCCACGGCCGGGGAATCCGGAACGCGCCGAAACGGCGCGCGCCGACTGGCGGGAGCACGCGGCCCGGGCGGACGATCCAGAAACCGCCCGCTTCGCGCAGGAGCTGGAGGCCGATCCGGCGGGCCGCGCGCTGCTGGACGCCATTTTCGGCAACAGCCCCTTCCTCACGCAATGCATCCTGACCCGGCCGGACGACCTGCACGCCCTGGTCACGCGCGGGCCGGAGCCCGTGCTGCGGGACTCGCTGGAGCGCGCGGCTGCAGCGGCCGAGAGCGCCGACCAGGCCACCGCCATGGGGGTGCTGCGGCGCGAGCGGCGGTTGACCGCGCTGGGCGTGGCGCTGGCGGACATGGCGGGGCTTTGGGACCTGGATGCCGTCACCGGGGCGCTGTCCACCTTCGCCGACACGGCCGTGCAGGCGGCGCTCGGGTATCTGGTGCGGCAGTATGGGGCGCGCGGCGACCTCGACCTCGCGGACGGTGCCGACCACAACGGCTTCACCGTGCTGGCGATGGGCAAGCTGGGCGCGCGCGAGCTGAACTACTCCTCCGACATCGACCTCATCGTCGTCTACGACCCCGAGCGCGTGCCCTACACCGGCAAGCGCGACGTCCACCAGTTCGCCGTGAAGCTGACGCGCGAGCTGGTGCGCATGTTGGAGGAGCGCACGGCCGAGGGCTTCGTCGCGCGCGCGGACCTGCGCCTGCGCCCCGACCCCTCGGCCATGCCGGTGGCCGTGCCCATCGGCACCGCGGAGACCTACTACGAGAGCCTGGGCCAGAACTGGGAGCGCGCCGCGATGATCAAGGCGCGCCCCTGCGCCGGCGACCCGCGCGTGGGCCGCGAGCTGTCGCAGCTGCTGCGGCCCTTCGTCTGGCGCACGCACCTGGACTTCTGGGCCATCCGCGACGTCCACTCCATCAAGCGCCAGATCTCCGCACAGCGCGGCGGCAGCACGGTCGCGGTCGAGGGCCACGACATCAAGGTCGGGCGCGGCGGCATCCGCGAGATCGAGTTCTACGCCCAGACGCAGCAGCTCATCTGGGGCGGGCGCCAGCGCACGCTGCGCCAGGCGCGCACGGTCGACGCCCTGGACGCGCTCGCCCGCGCCGGGCTGATCGGCCGCGACGACGCCGACACCCTGATCGGCGCCTATCGCTATCTGCGCCGGCTGGAACACCGGCTGCAGATGGTGGAGGACCAGCAGACCCAGCGCCTGCCGGAGACGCCGGAGGGCATCGCGGAAATCGCCGCCTTCATGGGCCACGCCGGGGCGGAGCCTTTTCGTGATGAGCTCCTGACCTGCCTGCGCACCGTGGAAGACCGCTACGCCGCGCTCTTCGAGGAAGAGCCGCCGCTGGCGGGGCCGGGCACGCTCGTCTTCACCGGCGGCGAGCCCGATCCGGAGACGCTGGAGACGCTGGCGCGCCTGGGCTTCCGCGACGGCGAGCGCGTCTTCAACGTCGTCGGCGGCTGGCACCGGGGGCGCTACCGCGCCACGCGCAGCCAGCGGGCGCGCGAAATCCTGACGGAGCTGGTGCCGACGCTGCTGGAGGCGCTGGGGCGCACGGCCAACCCCGACGGTGCGCTGGCCAAGTTCGACGAGTTCCTCTCCGGGTTGCCGGCGGGCGTGCAGCTCTTCTCCATGCTCTACGCCAACCCCAGGCTGCTCGACCTGCTGGCGCGCATCATGGGCGCGGCGCCCAACCTGGCCGAGCACCTGAGCCACCGCCCGGGCATGCTGGAGGCTGTGCTCACCCCCGGCTTCTTTGACGAGCTGCCCGGCCGCGAGGAGCTGGACGCGGACCTGAGCACGCGCCTCGCGGACGCGCGCGACTTTCAGGACGCGCTCGACATCGTCCGCCGCTGGGCCAACGACCGCAAGTTCCAGGTGGGCGTGCACCTGCTGCAAGGCTTGGTCGACGTGGACACCGGCGGGCGCGCGCTGACAGCCATCGCGGAAAGCGCGCTGGCGGCGCTGTGGCCGTGGGTGCACGCCGAGTTCGAACAGCAGCACGGGACCTTACCGGGCCCGGGCATGGCGTTGCTGGCGATGGGCAAGCTCGGCGGGCGCGAGATGACGGTCGCCAGCGACCTCGACCTCGTCTTCGTGGCGGAGACGACGGCGGCGCGCGACGACGTTTCCGAGGGCGGCAAGCGCCCGCTGGAGCCGGGGCGCTACTTCGCGCGCCTCGCGCAGCGCGTCATCAACGCCGTCACCGCGCCCACGGCCGAGGGGCGGCTGTACGACGTCGACATGCGCCTGCGCCCGCACGGCGACAGCGGCGAGCTGGTGAGTTCCCTCGACGGCTTCGTGCGCTATCAGCACGAGAACGCCTGGACCTGGGAGCACATGGCGCTCACCCGCGCGCGGGCGGTCCTGGGCGACGCCGAGCTGTGCGCGCGCCTCGATGCGGCTATCCGCGAGGTGCTCACGCAGCCGCGCGACCCGGCAAAGCTCATGGCCGAGGTCGTGACGATGCGCCGGCGCATCGAACGCGAGTTCCCGGCGAAGAGCGACTGGGACGTGAAGTACCGCCGCGGCGGGCTCGTGGACCTGGAATTCCTGGCCCAGGCGCTCCAGCTTCAGCACGCGCACGCCCATCCGGGCGTGCTGGCGGTGTCGACCCAGGGCGCCTTCGCCGCGATGGCGGACGCGGGCGTGCTCGGCCGCGAGCGCGCGGAAACCCTGATCGAGGCGGCGCGGCTGATGCGCCACGTGCAGGGCATGCTGCGGCTGATGGCCGGCTCGGCCTTCGACGAGGCGAACGCCCCCGCCGGCCTCATGGCGCGGCTGGCGGAAAGCTGCGGCGAAGGCGACAGCGAGGCGCTGCGGGCGCGGCTGGCGAACACGGCCGAGCGGGTGCACGCGATCTTCGATGAGCTGGTGGAGGAGCCCGCCGCCTCGGTGTTGGCGGCGGACGAGGAGGCGATGCAATGA
- a CDS encoding peroxiredoxin, with protein MSLAEGDPIPDITLPRDGGGEMNLRELVGAPAVIYFYPKDDTPGCTREACGFRDAWDAVQALGAQVVGVSRDSPKRHDTFRNKYDLPFPLLSDQNEDLCARFGVLKETTRNGQTKTSVQRSTFLVDANGVIQTAWRGVKVDGHVDRVLAAVRELVGVTRSGGAAQ; from the coding sequence ATGAGTCTGGCGGAAGGCGACCCGATCCCGGACATCACGCTGCCGCGCGACGGCGGCGGGGAGATGAACCTGCGCGAGCTGGTGGGCGCGCCGGCGGTGATCTACTTCTACCCCAAGGACGACACCCCCGGCTGCACGCGCGAAGCCTGCGGCTTCCGCGACGCCTGGGACGCCGTGCAGGCGCTGGGCGCGCAGGTCGTGGGCGTCTCGCGCGATTCGCCCAAGCGCCACGACACCTTCCGCAACAAGTACGACCTGCCGTTTCCGCTGCTCTCGGACCAGAACGAAGACCTGTGCGCGCGCTTCGGCGTGCTCAAGGAAACCACGCGCAACGGGCAGACCAAGACGAGCGTGCAGCGCTCCACCTTCCTCGTGGACGCGAACGGCGTCATCCAGACGGCGTGGCGCGGCGTGAAGGTGGACGGCCACGTGGACCGGGTCCTGGCGGCCGTTCGCGAGCTGGTGGGGGTCACGCGGTCGGGCGGGGCGGCCCAGTGA